The Pyrus communis chromosome 8, drPyrComm1.1, whole genome shotgun sequence region TCTTCAGATTTTGTCATGTTCTTCACTGCTGTTTAATTAAGAGCGAATACATCATTAGTTGATATAATCTACCAGTTAATTAATGTGTTAAAGGGGTTTAATTATGTGTAGGAGCTCATACAATTGGGTTGGCACGGTGTGCCACTTTCAGCAATAGACTCTTCAACTTCTCAGGAACAGGTGCTCCTGATAGTACAATGGAACAAAGCATGCAAACTGATCTACAGAATCGGTGTCCGCAGACCAGTGATGGAAACAATACCGCACCTTTAGATCGGAATTCAACTGATCTATTTGACAACCATTACTTTCAGAACTTGATTAACGGGAAGGGCCTCCTAGGTTCAGATCAAATTCTATTTTCTAGTGATGAAGCTGTGACAACAGGGACTAAAAGTTTGGTCCAAAGCTATAACTCAAATCTTAATCTGTTCCTCGCTGATTTTGCTAATTCTATGATCAAGATGGGGAATATTAGTCCTCTTACTGGGTCTGCTGGAGAGATCAGAAAGAACTGCAGGGCTGTTAATGCATGAAATATGTCTAGCTAGCAGTGGACTTGCATTCCGCAAGATTATTGCCCTAGCTCCTAATTGCTTTAATGCCTTGGGGGAATCTTTTATGTAGACTGTATGTGGAATAAactccttttattttcttttgagatATATATGAAGTTCCTACGTGTAGTAACCCTTGTATGACTTTAATTTCGTAAACCCAATTAAAAGTCGTGATTTTATTGTTcgcaatttttgtcaaaaatgagAGTATTTTTGCCTGCGCATTAAGGTATACTTAAAAGCCGTTCACCAAGTGGACTTACCATTTGTAAGTCAAGTGTTTCTCACTAAAGTTTAAGCTGGAAAACATAAAATCAATAAGAAAATGTCGGCGGACCAAGGAGTTCCGTTGGCGAGTACATCTCCTGATTGTCCTGTGTGAATTTTAAGAATCTTAAGGTTCAGTGAGAAAACCACGAAAATAGGTTTTATGTTAGTTttgcaaaattttgaaaaactaattaaaaactGTGAGTTATACTTCATattattttgtgaaaaatgtgaTTGTTGAGTTATTGAAAACGCTTTTGCATTGcaaggaattttttttaagtcttTTGGAAGTGACCTTAGCATTTATTGAGTCAAACAGAATTTTTTGATTTATATCTAAACCAATTTGTGAACAttgtaagaaaaatattataagtAATTTAGAAGAGCTAACCTATAGAAGTGCCTTGTATTAAACTTTTAAgcttgaaaattaagaaataaaataaaattcaagcaGGGCCCAGACACATGGCTAGTGAGAAGGGAGTTTCGTTGATCATGACACTTTTGTAATGTCCGATCATGATCATATATGAAGCTTTGATTAGGGCGaaggtaacaaaaaaaaaaaaggttttatgATGGCTTTTTGTAGATAGTCGCAAAACGGATTAAAACCTGTGACTTTCCAGCCAAAATATTTGTGAAATAAGAATCCCTTTAGTTTTGATAAGATCTTTTCATTATATTGATAATGCACATGAACACCTTCTACTTGAgaaatttctcaaaaatttcTATATTGGAGAATAGAAACCTTCCCTGGCTATTAGTTTGAAAACTTATGGTCATGTCCCTCGTTTTGttaattgattttgaattaaATGTTCACATTCAAATGTAAATATTCACATATTTAGtccaaaaaagaaatatttttgtcattttctttaaACTTTTGGATGCATGCATGCTAGTATTTCATCATGTATATCATGAATTACTATTGGCTTGTATCTTGCTTAGATGAAAATTCAGCTGAAACGCTCATCAAATATGCTCAGAATATTCAACTAGGCAActaattaaagtttttttttataaatttatattatcCTTATATAAAGAATAaggctaaatttttttcttgatcCCTACGGTGAGACACTACTTTTAAATTGACCCCTGTGGTGAAAAAAGTGTTAATCTTAACCCTGTGGTAAAGTTCATTATCAATCGTAATCCAAATTGAAATTTCTGTCAAAAACTCATCCACATGCAGGGGTAAAAAGGTcgttccattttttttcttttttttttggtaattccaattttttacaatcaacaaaaatagaaggaaaaaaaaaatccctcccCAATCCCTACCCTTGTCAGCCACAGCCACATCGACCACCCACCACCTTCCCCCCTCTCTCACATAACCCTAGTCATCCCGTCCACCATTGTTCTTCTTAAAATGTAACTAAATTCAATGTTTGCATGATAACTTATATTCTAATCTAAACGCGGCAAGGTACTTTATGATTTTTTAAATCTTGAATTTGGACTCTTGACTCTCTTGCAATGAGAAAGTCTGATAATATGAACcttgtaattttattgtttatttattcttttattgtagctctaaaagttttaaaaataaaaaaaaatttatatccaCATGGTGCTTTATGATTGGTTAATGGCAGAAGAATGAGGAAAAATCCAATTTGGACTATGATTGATAGCGAATTTCACCACATGATTATAATTAATAGCTTTTTCACCACATGGGTCTATTTAAAAATAGAGTATCACCACAAGGatcaccaaaaaaatttggccaaagaataatataaatttataaaaaaggaggaaatttccaacaaataaataaaggagccgattttttttcaaaataaaatacaataaacgAGCCGATTGGATAGCACTGCTGactcttgtttttgtttattttcaagCTCAATTAGATGTTTTTCTGCATTTCACAAAAACATACCTAACAATATTCCACCCTATTCAAATCTTCTATATGTCACTACCCTAGTTAATTGATATGATATTAACCTATACATAAGGTCAAAGTTATAAGCAGTAAATGACACAGTAAATTAACTTCAAAGTTACTTGACCGTTGAAGAGATTGAATTTAGGCAACtttcttaaatttaatttaatatattggAATGACCAAAAAACAATGATTTAAAATGTTGGAGGTCAAAATGTAGGCGACCGTTGAGAGTGTACCATCGGAATATAAAGTAGTACATCCCGTGTTATAattaggagagattttttttcttgtacatACTAGAAAACAAGCTGGTACATGCCATAATATAAGTAGAGTTATGATATTGTTGAGAATAAGATTCTCACATCAGAAAAAGAATGGATTTTGCATGTGCTTAATTATAGTGTGCTACACCTTATATTGCCAATTTATtctatggtggaacctcaactttcttcatggtatctaGGGGTACAACTCGGGTGGGTTAGAAGGTCAACTCAATCCTAACCAAACTTTTACAATTTGGGCTTGGGCTCGGGTTCGGGTTGGGTTTCATTCAGGTTCATTTGGGCTCAAGTTTAATTGGGTTTGGGTTTGCTTGGGTTGAGTTTGGTTTTCCCaactttttcaagtttaatTTTGTAACGACTTAGTTCCAAGaattcctaaaaaaattaagccaaGTAACATCAAAGCTAGCtaactttaatttcataaatcaatcTACTATAAAGCTTTAGGATTTAGAGACTACGAATATGGGCTGACTAATCAAAGTCTCTTATTCCCTAAAAGCTTAAGTAATTATAAAGGGTAatttactataaaaaaaaaattagaaagggCGTTGTTTTTTGGACTTGGCTCACTTGGGTGTAGTATGAACATTAATTGATATGGGTTATAATCTAGTTAGATTGGGTTTGGTTAATcagttgggttgggttgggatGGACAAGCAAATGATCAACCCAACTCAACCCAATCAATGAACGGGttgaaattgggttgggttcgggtgggttataactaaaaaaaacgCACTTGTTCAGGTTTAAAGTCGGGTTGGACATGAGCAGGTTCGGATTGGCCCAACCCAAGTTGCACCCCTAATGGTATCATAGCAAGTCGTCCAATGTGTGAAGCCTAACGGCCACACATGCTTCATGTCACCCGATTTGTGTTCTCCACGCTTTAGccttgaaaattcaccacacaTGAGGGCTCATGTTGAGCTGATGAATCCCACATCGGGGAAAgatttgcatgtgcttataaataaATGGGCTATaactcatattgccaattggttttatggtggaacatcATCTTTCTTCAGTCTCCTTCCACTTATATTATTACAGGTGGTGTATCGGCTTGTGTACTAGGTATACTTAAAAATTTCTATTAGAAAATACTTTCATCCCCATGACGGAATGCACATATACCACTCATTGTGATAGATTCCAAAATCGGAGCTGTTCAATTCTTAATCTTTCTTTGGAGatcatcttcaaacaaaaaaaaaaaaacatttgaataaGAAACCGTTTAGTCAtttaaatatatcaaataaatgtACAATTCATCAATGTTACTTGGTACGCACACTGTTGATATGTTCTACACATTgggataaataaataatttgtgattcaaataattaaatttttttttatagaaatgatcttcaaataaaCTTTTTATGATAAACATACATTATACAGGACTGAGATATATGTGTCCATTCCCGTAATAGGATGCTAGTATTAAATGAGCGCGTCCATACAGCTACGTACGTACCCACACGGTTTGACATACTGATTGAAGTCATTCGATTGTCTCCAAAGCCTCCGGTCAATATACAAAAATTCTAGAATGCTAGACTTCATCATACGTATGTTTCCTACTCCCTACATATCCAATTAGAAGAAGTCTCACTACTTCATGTTGTATACGTCAACAATATTGATCTCGATAGGTGACTAGAATTGAAATAGATGGTATATGGATTGGGTACCTCATAAAATTTACTGCATATTTAAGTTTAcgtaaatgatttttttattttgaagggACTAGACATGGAGAAAACTTATCTTATTAATCTTCCAATTTAATGGGTAATTCTTTGTCAACGTTTATGCACGCAATGCTTGGAAGAATTTGGTAAACCTCATTACATTTATGCTATGCATACATACCctaaatatatgtaaaaaaaaaaaaaaaaaaaaatttgtaaattatagATTTGAGAAAATAACCAGTACACAGTGAAATGAAATACGGCATTTTTCACTTAAGTCTCTTAATCAAACTGTGATAACTTTTTTACACAGAGAAAAGAAGTATATCAaacaatataaattaaatagatGGTGTATTCAACGATCGAATGACAATCATTGCTTCATGATTCCATTATTCATTCCCCGGACCAATTCTTTTCCTGGTGAAATTATTAGTATATCAAGTCCTCAATATAATTACTATATATGGCCCTTGGACCgttgaaatatatacaaaattagattaaaataaTTGCTCCCTCCACcgaaaagtttgaaaattctTCAACTTAAAAGGATACTTAGAAATGTTCCTGATTCCGAATAGGCCCACATCAGCTTAATTATCTGAAAATTTCCATGTATGAATATTCAAAGAACGATCTTTCTGGTCATTTGCTTAAAGCATGCATGCACAAAATGCTTGTCGCTGCACTGAAATCTCACCTATTATATATTCTCTCTATAAAAGGGTGGTATTAGCCTCATATAGAACCCATCTCATCTCCCACCCCAAGAGCTACTATCTATAGCTAGCAACCTCTCAATTTTCAGTTTCCTAATTAATCATCATGTCTTCATTTTCAATTGCAGGAGCaatatttgttcttgtttttacTAGTGTGTTGGGAAATGTTAACGCTCAACTAAGCTCAACTTTCTACAGTACCACATGCCCGAATGTGACGAGCATTGTTCGTGGTGTGGTCGAGCAAGCTCAACAGAATGACATCCGGCTTGGTGCCAAACTCATCCGGGTGCATTTCCACGACTGCTTCGTCAATGTATGTAATTCATTAAGGAAAATGTTATTGGTTATTCTAAATATCATTAGGtaatatttgttcaaaaaatatcATCAGGTAACGTACAATGAGATATATATTACATAAAGCTCTACGCGCATGAGCGTCCATCTTTGCTAAATGATGGATTTTGTATTTGATAATACGGATAATACATtgctaaaacataaaaaagtttTGCTGTTGATATGTTATTGACCAATAATATATCGAGAATCCGTCTATTAATAATGAACAGATGGATGCTCTGTCAAAGGAAGAACTGTGTTTTTACGTGCAATACTAAATAACTTTAATTTAATGGCTAACGGTGCATGCATGCAGGGTTGTGATGGATCGATTATGCTAGACAACGCAGATGGAATAGATAGCGAGAAAGATGCAGGTCCCAATCTATCGACAGACGGATACGACGTCGTAGATGATATCAAAACTGCTCTCGAGAATGTTTGCCCTGGTGTTGTCTCCTGTTCTGACATTTTAGCAATTGCTTCTGAAATTCTTGTTTCTGCGGTACGTACATATTAAAAGTcctaattagtttaattaattggGAAATGGTCAATCCATCTGAGAACCAGccccaaagaaaataaaaaagaatgcgAATGGCGGTGAAGAGATAATCTAATTAATGAACAATTCTTGGAAATTTGGAGCATATATATTTTAAGCAGTTCCTCATATACTGTTGTTCAAAAAGTTCTTCATGTAATATTTGTATTGGTATATATATGCAGAATGGAGGGCCGACGTGGGAAGTTCAATTGGGAAGAAGAGACAGTAGGACAGCCAACCGAGCTGGTACCACTGCCATTCCAGGCTTTGGCGAAAACCTTGATCAACTTTCACAAAAATTTGGCGACGCAGGATTAGATTCCACTGATCTGGTTGCTTTATCAGGTAAccgtatatatacacacaattgACCAGAATAATAGTACAATTAATCACCAGATTAAGCTAGCAGTACACCACGTAATAATAAGTCAACctctaattatttttagaatttaaatgTGGTTGTTTCCTTTATTCTTAGGTGCTCATACATTTGGCCGGGCAAGATGTTCAACTTTCGTTCACCGCCTCTACAATTTCAGTGGCACCGGCAACCCGGACCCGACGATGGAAGCCGGATACTTGGAAACCCTCCGCCAAACATGTCCTCAAAACGGCAACGGAGATACATTGAACGACCTTGACCAATCCACCCGCGATGCCTTCGACAACAACTACTTTACAAATCTCCAAAACAACCGTGGGCTTCTCCAAACCGATCAGGTGCTGTTCTCAACTAGCGGAGATACCGTTGCGATTGTGAACCGCTTTGCAAATAGCCAAAGTGACTTTTTTGATAGCTTTGGTCAGTCCATGATCAATATGGGGAATATAGGAGTTTTGACAGGCACCAATGGAGAGATTAGGACTAATTGCAGAAGggttaattaattgaaaattattcataagtattttgaaaagaaaaaaaaaatgattagggTTATGTATGTGCCCTAAATAACGGTAGTCTAATAGCATGAGGTTTAAGTATTTTGTCATATTATAGGCAGCCAATTTCTTTTCCTCGCTGTTCTCTTCTGTTTATCTATGTTGTCAAAGGTTGATatacaataaaaaaagaagtcaTACTTATATTATTTTCTGGCACCATGCCATTATATTACTTCATGATCAAGTTTCTCAtgctacatacatacatatatatatatatatatacatatatatatatatatatatatatatgttagatCAAACAAATGATAGATCATGGTGTAATGATGTCTGTTAAGATTATTAGAATTATACCCTAAAACGTCAACTTGTTGCTCATCCACATGTTAAATTatatgtaattaattaaataaagcacAACCTACAGTATACTCGGATTAGCAATTAATCTtaataaaaactaacaaaaatggcttcaaaattttgaattctaaCCAAAAGTCatttagtgtgtgtgtgtgtgtgtgtgtgtgttatctgtTAATATTTTCAATCCTATAAATCATTGGttttatttaatctcattaGTAAATGTCGGGGGCctcgataaaaataaaaaaaaactgaaaatcaataaggtttcaatcaaagaacacTCGTAGTTAGGGACTgctaccaattttttttatgtaaaatgtatAATATACCAATATATAATGTACAAATATACAATACAATGTATGGATTTTTTATGAAGGTACCAATGTACAACGTTCTTAATATATCAATCTACCAATTTTTTTTACGTAAAATGTACAATACACAATACAAtgtgctaattttttttatgaatgtaCCAatgcaccaatttttttttttatgtaaaattgtAACAATATTTAATGTTATTAAAATGTGCAATGCaccaattttttatataatatttttgttttttgtaaaatgtacaattttttttatgtaaaatgtaaACTTGGCATCCGTGTCGTGTTTtccgtgttcgtgtcgttttcgtgacatacccgatatcttaatgGGTTGTGTCGTAtaacacccgttaaagtaaacgggtaatatgacccgacccaaaATCAACcagttaatattatcaggtaatatgacccgacccgttacctgttaaggaaaatatattttaaattaataaataatgaaaatgaaaaacataatttgaccccaaaactattgaaaacataatacttgacacgccccgaccccgaggTCCTAGGGACATCGAGATggtcacgtgctggccgacacccgaagggtgacgaaaccatttaatttaaacaaaacTGAGAAAATAAACTAAAGTACGCAATAAAGGCTAACCACACAAATAAAAGTTCAACttctaaatattgaaattaggtAAACACACAGCACATCCAGAGCATAAGTCTAATACAGAGTATAAGCAGAACTAAGAATAAAGAAGTGTTATTACAATAGGTGGCGAAGCGGAGCGAATATGACACAAATCACTGGTAGGGGAACGCCTCGTAGCTCAAGTCGTAATCCTCGTTCCtaggtcctgaagggggcgcaaaacaaaggtgagtggaTCAAGTTTATATATACAGTAAtagtaaaacagttatcaacgtactaacccccaggttttatgaaaacataaGTATAATGATAAatataggttttccgaaatctagcatgtcgtgcaatgtctcaaatcataaatcgcataaataataaacactagtgaatgtccgatataacacttcaggccccatgccggctccccgtctctgagcagacagtcagaggaaaatacacttcaggccctttgccggctccccgtctctgagcagacagtcagaggaaaacacacttcaggccctatgccaataccaaaccgtcgcccgggacggaccggatctatccctacgtcccgt contains the following coding sequences:
- the LOC137743861 gene encoding peroxidase A2-like, which codes for MSSFSIAGAIFVLVFTSVLGNVNAQLSSTFYSTTCPNVTSIVRGVVEQAQQNDIRLGAKLIRVHFHDCFVNGCDGSIMLDNADGIDSEKDAGPNLSTDGYDVVDDIKTALENVCPGVVSCSDILAIASEILVSANGGPTWEVQLGRRDSRTANRAGTTAIPGFGENLDQLSQKFGDAGLDSTDLVALSGAHTFGRARCSTFVHRLYNFSGTGNPDPTMEAGYLETLRQTCPQNGNGDTLNDLDQSTRDAFDNNYFTNLQNNRGLLQTDQVLFSTSGDTVAIVNRFANSQSDFFDSFGQSMINMGNIGVLTGTNGEIRTNCRRVN